Proteins encoded within one genomic window of Sphaerotilus montanus:
- a CDS encoding TRAP transporter substrate-binding protein produces the protein MPQTTTPRLLAALLGAAALSCAQAAEFRSADIHNSDDYPTVAAVKHMSQYLEQKSGGKYKIKVFNKGALGTEKETIDQVKIGALEMTRVNISPMNAVCAKTQVPTMPFLFSSIEHMRKSLDGPVGEEILKSCEDQGFVGLAFYDSGARSLYAKKPIRTVADVKGMKVRVQQSDLWVALVGAMGGNATPMPFGEVYTGLKTGLLDAAENNIPSYDSVKHYESAKYYSKTEHSMAPEMLLMSKVVWDKLPKADQDLFRAAAKESVAFQRKKWDEQETKSLAAVKAGGAEIIDVDKKSFQAVMGPVYDKFMTTPDLKRLVKTIQDTK, from the coding sequence ATGCCCCAGACCACCACCCCCCGCCTGCTCGCCGCCCTGCTGGGCGCCGCTGCGCTGTCGTGCGCCCAGGCCGCCGAGTTCCGCTCGGCCGACATCCACAACTCGGACGACTACCCGACCGTCGCCGCCGTCAAGCACATGAGCCAGTACCTGGAGCAGAAGAGCGGCGGCAAGTACAAGATCAAGGTCTTCAACAAGGGCGCGCTCGGCACCGAGAAGGAGACCATCGACCAGGTCAAGATCGGCGCGCTGGAGATGACCCGCGTCAACATCAGCCCGATGAACGCGGTCTGCGCCAAGACGCAGGTGCCGACGATGCCCTTCCTGTTCAGCTCGATCGAGCACATGCGCAAGTCGCTGGACGGCCCGGTCGGCGAGGAGATCCTGAAGTCCTGCGAGGACCAGGGCTTCGTCGGACTGGCCTTCTACGACTCGGGCGCCCGCTCGCTCTATGCCAAGAAGCCGATCAGGACGGTGGCCGACGTGAAGGGCATGAAGGTGCGCGTGCAGCAGTCGGACCTGTGGGTGGCGCTCGTCGGCGCGATGGGCGGCAACGCGACGCCGATGCCCTTCGGCGAGGTCTACACCGGCCTGAAGACCGGCCTGCTCGACGCCGCCGAGAACAACATCCCGTCGTACGACAGCGTCAAGCACTACGAGTCGGCCAAGTACTACTCCAAGACCGAACACTCGATGGCCCCCGAGATGCTGCTGATGTCCAAGGTGGTCTGGGACAAGCTGCCCAAGGCGGACCAGGACCTGTTCCGCGCCGCGGCCAAGGAATCGGTCGCCTTCCAGCGCAAGAAGTGGGACGAGCAGGAAACCAAGTCGCTGGCTGCCGTCAAGGCCGGCGGCGCCGAAATCATCGACGTGGACAAGAAGTCCTTCCAGGCCGTGATGGGCCCGGTCTACGACAAGTTCATGACCACGCCGGACCTCAAGCGCCTGGTCAAGACGATCCAGGACACCAAGTAA
- a CDS encoding TRAP transporter small permease, whose amino-acid sequence MYTKFCAALSKLSLVLGVVGLIAVILCVQYQVIGRYVFNDTPTWAEALSMLLVLFVTAFGLAVGVRDAGHIGLESMVALLPDRWRHRVELLIHALVGLFGFLMAQGGWMWASAKWGEKKPMLPVPDGIDYVPVVIAGVLIVLFSIEHILALLRGTEVTPSWN is encoded by the coding sequence ATGTACACCAAGTTCTGTGCCGCCCTGTCCAAGCTCAGCCTCGTGCTGGGCGTGGTCGGGTTGATCGCGGTGATCCTGTGCGTGCAGTACCAGGTGATCGGCCGCTACGTCTTCAACGACACGCCGACCTGGGCCGAGGCGCTGTCGATGCTGCTGGTGCTCTTCGTCACCGCCTTCGGGCTCGCGGTGGGCGTGCGGGATGCGGGCCACATCGGGCTCGAATCGATGGTCGCGCTGCTGCCGGACCGCTGGCGCCACCGGGTCGAGTTGCTGATCCACGCGCTGGTCGGCCTGTTCGGCTTCCTGATGGCCCAGGGTGGCTGGATGTGGGCGAGCGCCAAGTGGGGCGAGAAGAAACCGATGCTGCCCGTGCCGGACGGCATCGACTACGTGCCGGTGGTCATCGCCGGCGTGCTGATCGTGCTGTTCTCGATCGAACACATCCTCGCGCTGCTGCGCGGCACCGAGGTGACGCCCTCATGGAACTGA
- a CDS encoding TRAP transporter large permease, which yields MELTVLCVSFTLLLLLGVPVAFAIGLSSVATIVAAGLPVAIVFQKMVGGMQVFSFLAIPFFVFAGELMLYGGIADRIVRFANSLVGHVRGGLGMSNVLGCTIFGGVAGSPLADVSAIGSVMIPLMKKEGYDADYAVNVTTHAALVGAIMPTSHNMIIYTLATSGLASVSVLSLMLAGLVPAIILTLCNLAAAYWVAVKRGYPVRPGGFGGWPAVLTAFLASLPGLLVVVIILGGILSGAFTATESASIAVAWALLITTLVYRSLTWKNFLKACAKACKTTGVVLLLIGISSAFGYFMALYEVPQKTGALMTSVSSEPWVIFLMINVLLFILGTFLDMAATILICTPIFLPIAMQFGMDPVQFGIIMLINCALGLNTPPVGSVQFVGCAIGEISVGQVMRTIGPFYGALGACLLFVTYVPAFSLWLPSLFK from the coding sequence ATGGAACTGACTGTCCTCTGCGTGAGCTTCACGCTGCTGTTGCTGCTGGGCGTGCCGGTCGCGTTCGCGATCGGGCTGTCGTCGGTGGCCACCATCGTCGCAGCCGGCCTGCCCGTGGCCATCGTCTTCCAGAAGATGGTCGGCGGCATGCAGGTCTTCAGCTTTCTCGCCATCCCCTTCTTCGTCTTCGCGGGTGAGCTGATGCTCTACGGCGGCATCGCCGACCGCATCGTGCGCTTCGCCAACAGCCTGGTCGGCCATGTGCGCGGCGGGCTGGGCATGAGCAACGTGCTCGGCTGCACCATCTTCGGCGGTGTCGCCGGCTCGCCGCTGGCCGACGTGTCCGCGATCGGCTCGGTGATGATCCCGCTGATGAAGAAGGAAGGCTACGACGCCGACTACGCCGTCAACGTCACCACCCACGCGGCGCTGGTCGGCGCGATCATGCCGACCTCGCACAACATGATCATCTACACGCTGGCCACCTCGGGGCTGGCCTCGGTCAGCGTGCTCAGCCTGATGCTGGCCGGGCTGGTGCCGGCGATCATCCTGACGCTGTGCAACCTCGCCGCCGCCTACTGGGTGGCGGTCAAGCGCGGCTACCCGGTGCGGCCGGGCGGTTTCGGCGGCTGGCCGGCGGTGCTGACGGCGTTCCTCGCGTCGCTGCCGGGCTTGCTGGTGGTGGTGATCATCCTGGGCGGCATCCTGTCGGGCGCGTTCACGGCGACCGAATCGGCCTCGATCGCGGTGGCCTGGGCGCTGCTGATCACGACGCTGGTCTACCGCTCGCTGACGTGGAAGAACTTCCTCAAGGCCTGTGCCAAGGCGTGCAAGACCACCGGCGTCGTGCTGCTGCTGATCGGCATCTCCAGCGCTTTCGGCTACTTCATGGCCCTGTACGAGGTGCCGCAGAAGACCGGCGCGCTGATGACGTCCGTGTCGAGCGAGCCGTGGGTGATCTTCCTGATGATCAACGTGCTGCTGTTCATCCTGGGCACCTTCCTGGACATGGCGGCGACCATCCTGATCTGCACGCCGATCTTCCTGCCCATCGCGATGCAGTTCGGCATGGACCCGGTGCAGTTCGGAATCATCATGCTCATCAACTGCGCGCTCGGGCTGAACACGCCGCCGGTCGGCTCGGTGCAGTTCGTCGGCTGCGCGATCGGGGAGATCTCGGTCGGTCAGGTGATGCGCACGATCGGCCCGTTCTATGGTGCGCTGGGCGCCTGCCTGCTGTTCGTGACCTACGTGCCGGCCTTCTCGCTGTGGCTGCCGTCGCTGTTCAAGTGA
- a CDS encoding NAD-dependent epimerase/dehydratase family protein, which translates to MLDRPASAIRFKRLLLTGAAGNLGRELRPRLKAYCDTLRLSARGDTLGAAGPGEELAPADLADKAAVFAALDGVEAVVHMGGVSTEQTWESIRDGNITGMVNLYEAARHHGVKRIVFASSNHVTGFYRQDEVVSPRDPVRPDGFYGLSKCFGENLAQLYWDRFGIETVSVRIGSSFAAPKDRRMLATWMSFDDTERLIVAALTAPVVGHSIIYGMSDNATTWWDNTSARHIGYRPQDSSDVFRAEVEARQQTLDRDDPAVVYQGGAFVRTGPFFAGE; encoded by the coding sequence ATGCTCGACCGCCCCGCTTCCGCCATCCGTTTCAAGCGCCTGCTGCTGACCGGCGCGGCCGGCAACCTCGGCCGCGAACTCCGGCCCCGCCTGAAAGCCTATTGCGACACGCTGCGCCTGAGTGCCCGGGGCGACACGCTCGGCGCCGCCGGCCCGGGTGAAGAACTCGCCCCGGCCGACCTCGCGGACAAGGCCGCCGTGTTCGCCGCGCTCGACGGCGTCGAGGCGGTCGTCCACATGGGCGGCGTCTCGACCGAGCAGACCTGGGAATCCATCCGTGACGGCAACATCACCGGCATGGTCAACCTCTACGAAGCCGCCCGCCACCACGGCGTCAAGCGCATCGTCTTCGCCAGCTCCAACCACGTCACCGGCTTCTACCGCCAGGACGAGGTCGTCAGCCCGCGTGACCCGGTGCGCCCGGACGGCTTCTACGGCCTGTCGAAGTGCTTCGGCGAGAACCTCGCGCAGCTCTACTGGGACCGCTTCGGCATCGAGACGGTGAGCGTGCGCATCGGCTCGTCGTTCGCCGCGCCCAAGGACCGCCGCATGCTCGCCACCTGGATGAGCTTCGACGACACCGAGCGGCTGATCGTCGCCGCGCTCACCGCCCCGGTGGTCGGTCACAGCATCATTTACGGCATGAGCGACAACGCCACGACCTGGTGGGACAACACCTCCGCGCGCCACATCGGCTACCGGCCGCAGGACTCGTCGGACGTGTTCCGCGCCGAGGTCGAGGCGCGCCAGCAGACGCTGGACCGCGACGATCCGGCGGTCGTCTACCAGGGCGGCGCGTTCGTGCGCACCGGGCCGTTCTTCGCGGGGGAATGA
- a CDS encoding SMP-30/gluconolactonase/LRE family protein, whose protein sequence is MEPLSLRYPDPAVEVLHPDFLKLRLFNASVERLATGLRWAEGPVWFGDGRYLLVSDIPNDRILRWDDCSGQMSVFRQPSNNANGHARDAQGRLVSCEHLTRRVTRTEHDGRVTVLADRFEGARLNSPNDITLCRRDGAVWFTDPSFGIGGHWEGEPAEQECPHGVYRIDALTGGLTCPIDDLDGPNGLAFSPDESVLYVIESRATPHRLIWAYDHAADGTLSNKRLHVDADGPGALDGMACDVAGNLWCGFGSNGAPGADPAALDGVRVYNPSGQLIGHIHLPERCANVCFGGAKGNRLFMAASHSVYALYVNTTGAVR, encoded by the coding sequence ATGGAACCGCTGTCGCTGCGTTATCCCGATCCCGCGGTCGAAGTCCTGCACCCGGACTTCCTGAAGCTGCGGCTGTTCAACGCCAGTGTCGAGCGGCTGGCCACCGGGCTGCGCTGGGCCGAGGGGCCGGTGTGGTTCGGCGACGGACGCTACCTGCTGGTGTCGGACATCCCGAACGACCGCATCCTGCGCTGGGACGATTGCTCCGGCCAGATGAGCGTGTTCCGCCAGCCGTCGAACAACGCCAACGGCCACGCCCGCGATGCGCAAGGGCGGCTCGTCAGTTGTGAACACCTCACCCGCCGCGTGACCCGCACCGAACACGACGGGCGCGTCACGGTGCTGGCGGACCGCTTCGAGGGTGCCCGGCTGAACTCGCCCAACGACATCACGCTGTGCCGCCGCGATGGCGCGGTCTGGTTCACCGACCCGAGCTTCGGCATCGGCGGGCACTGGGAGGGCGAGCCAGCCGAGCAGGAGTGTCCGCACGGCGTCTACCGGATCGACGCGCTGACCGGCGGGCTGACGTGCCCGATCGATGACCTCGACGGGCCGAACGGGCTGGCGTTCTCGCCGGACGAGTCCGTGCTCTACGTGATCGAGAGCCGCGCCACGCCGCACCGTCTGATCTGGGCCTACGACCACGCCGCCGACGGCACGCTGTCGAACAAGCGGCTGCACGTCGATGCCGACGGGCCGGGGGCGCTGGACGGGATGGCCTGCGACGTGGCGGGAAATCTCTGGTGCGGCTTCGGCAGCAATGGCGCGCCGGGCGCAGACCCCGCCGCGCTGGACGGCGTGCGCGTCTACAACCCCTCAGGCCAGCTGATCGGCCACATCCATTTGCCCGAACGCTGCGCGAATGTGTGCTTTGGCGGGGCGAAGGGGAATCGGCTGTTCATGGCGGCGAGTCATTCGGTGTATGCGCTGTACGTCAACACGACCGGGGCGGTGCGCTGA